CGGTGGTGTCGCCAAAACCCGGTGTCTGGAAAAGATCCCGTGCGTAACCCCACAAAGCGGGCATCTCACTCAGTTTCTGCCGGTTGCACTTGAAGTGGCCGTGGTAGACGGCATCGAACCTGGCCAGGGTAGTGAAAAGTCGGACGTCGGCCTCGGTGATGGTGTCGCCCACCAGATAGCGCTGGCGGGACAGCCGCTCTTCCAGCCAGTCCAGGGCTGCCCAGAGTCGCCCGTAAGCGGAATCGTAGGCCTCCTGTGAACCGGCGAAGCCGCAGCGGTACACACCGTTGTTGACCTCCGCGAAAACCCTCTTATTCACCTGATCGATCTCTTCGCGAAGGTGCTCCGGGTAGAGCTGTGGCGCGCCGGGCCGGTGGAGTTCCGTCCATTCTGTGGAAAAGTCGAGGGTGATCTGCGGGAAATTGTTGGTCACCACGGCGCCGCTGGACACCTCGACGATCGCCGGGACGGTGATACCTCGGGGATAGCCGGGGAAGCGCTTGAAATACGCTTCCTGCAGTCGTTCAATGCCGAGGACGGGGTCCACACCGCCGGGATCAAGGTCGAAGGTCCACGAGCGTGAGTCATGGGTGGGGCCGGGCTGGCCTAGGGAAATGGCGTCGTCCAGGCCCAGCAGCCGGCGAACGATAACGGCCCTGTTCGCCCAGGGGCATGCCCTCGCTGCGATGAGGCGGTAACGTCCCGGTTCCACCGGCCAACCGGGTTCGCCGTTATCGCCCGGCCTGCCGTCCCTGGTGATGCGGTCCTCGATGTAGTTCGTGTCGCGGGTAAATTCCGCACCGCCCTTTACATAGGCGCCGCGGGTGCTGTGTTCGGCCGCCTTACCGTCTGCGGCCTGCTGGATGCTGTCGGTTTCCTGGCTCATGGCACAAGCCTATGCGCCGCGGAGCAGGATCAGGGAGATCGGCTGCCACGCTACCAGCCAGGACCCGGTGACCAGGCCCGCAAACAAAGTGATCCAGATGGCCGAAGGCACGGCAGTGGCCCGGTACAGCAGATAGGCGTCGGACGTTGGAAGCCGGTCCCTCCTGCGGAGGTGGACGTGTGTCAGTTTGAGCAGGTCCCGAACGGCCCCCACCAGCAGTGCCAGGCCAAGGATGACCGCCACATGCCCGACGAAAGCGTCCGGCACCAGGAGGATCAGGGCGAGCGCGGCGACAATTGCGGAGGCAGTAATGAGGAAGCCTGCCACGTTGCGGAGGAAAAGCAGTGAAGCAGACAAGGCCACCGCGCTGCCCGCGATGGCTGCCGGCCCCCACCCGTTGAATCCGCACACCACGAATGCGGCACCGACGAGAGCAGGCACCGGATATCCCCAAAAACACGACCATGCGGCAGCAAGCCTGCTCCGGCTGTAGCTCGTAGTGGTCCCCGAGTGGTCAAGGCGCAGACGTATCCCCGACAACCGCTGCCCGGTTGTAAGGGCGGCAAAGGCGTGGCCCATCTCGTGGACCGCCGTGGCAAGCAGGCCGAAGTATTTCCAGGAGCGCCGGGGGATTGAAAGAACAGTTGCTGTCAGGACCGCCAGCAGGAGTTCCGGAAAGGTGATGACGGGAAGATCTGTGCGGTGGAAGGATTCGACCAGTGCCCGCCAGACATCTCCGGGTATGTTCATTCGCTCCTCCGGGAACGCGCGTGGTCACTCGTAGCCATTGCGGTCAACGCTACTGGGGGTGGGCGATGCTTAAAGCCGAAAGGCACGCCGGCCTGCAGCGTGCCTTTAGATCCGGCGGAGCTGCGGACTTCTCCGCAGCACCAGGTCGGCTGTGTTTACTAGCCCTCGCACTCGGTGCAGTAGCTGTGGCCATCCTTCTGGCGGGCAATCTGGGACCGGTGACGGACCAGGAAGCAGGAGTAGCAGGTGAATTCGTCCTCAGCCTGCGGAATGACCTGCACCACGAGTTCCTCGGCGACGAATTCGCCACCAGGGACGCCTGCGCCGTCGAGCCCGTCAGCCTCATCCAGTTCAAGGACAACGCTGCGCGCGTCGGGAGCATTTGCTGACTGGAGCTGCTCGAGTGAGTTGTCCTGCGATTCCTTGACGTCGGAACGCAGTTCGTCGTAATCGGTTGCCACTTTGGGTGCTTCTCTTTTCTTTGGTTCGCCTGTCGCGTATGAAACGTACAGCATCAGGCGGGTATTCCCCAATAGGCGGAGTATATTTGCCGCCGCCTGGGTAAAGGTTCAAGGAGGCGGGGCACAGGTTTATCAGGCTATTGTGGCCGCACGAGCAGCGGAGGCGCGGCAAACGGCGCGGTCTCCGCCCGAGTTGAAGGGGCGTTTGTGGAACAGCTCACTGCAGAGTTCGGTGGTGCCGGGCAGGTTGGCACAGGTGTGGGACCGGTGCTGGAAAAGTTCGATGCCGTATCCAGGATAGTTGTGCTGCGCGGTGGCGGACTGGGTGACTTGATTTTCGCAATCCCCGCGATGGCCGCGCTTAGGGCCGCTTATCCCGATGCGGCCATCACGCTCCTGGGTACCCCTATACATAAGGCATTGCTTGCGGCTGTTAAGAGTCCGGTGGACGAAGTGTGCGTCCTGCCGTTCTCCGAAGGCGTCCGGCCGGGAAGCGAAGACCCCGCGGAACTGGACGCATTTTTCGAGGAGATGAGGGCGCGCAGATTCGACCTCGCCGTTCAGGTTCACGGCGGCGGCCGGTATTCAAACCCTTTCCTGCTGCGGCTGGGCGCACGGCACACCGTGGGTACCCGGACGGCTGACGCCGCCAGCCTGGAACGGACCGTCCCGTACCTCTACTACCAGCACGAGCCCCTGCGGGCGGTGGAAGTGGCTGGTTTTGCCGGCGCTTTTCCGGTTGACTTGGAAGCGCGGCTCGA
The window above is part of the Pseudarthrobacter sp. NS4 genome. Proteins encoded here:
- a CDS encoding glutathione S-transferase family protein; translation: MSQETDSIQQAADGKAAEHSTRGAYVKGGAEFTRDTNYIEDRITRDGRPGDNGEPGWPVEPGRYRLIAARACPWANRAVIVRRLLGLDDAISLGQPGPTHDSRSWTFDLDPGGVDPVLGIERLQEAYFKRFPGYPRGITVPAIVEVSSGAVVTNNFPQITLDFSTEWTELHRPGAPQLYPEHLREEIDQVNKRVFAEVNNGVYRCGFAGSQEAYDSAYGRLWAALDWLEERLSRQRYLVGDTITEADVRLFTTLARFDAVYHGHFKCNRQKLSEMPALWGYARDLFQTPGFGDTTDFVQIKQHYYIVHEDINPTGIVPAGPDLGGWLEDHARESLGGRPFGDGTPPGPVRQGEEVAAGHGPQR
- a CDS encoding M50 family metallopeptidase, which encodes MNIPGDVWRALVESFHRTDLPVITFPELLLAVLTATVLSIPRRSWKYFGLLATAVHEMGHAFAALTTGQRLSGIRLRLDHSGTTTSYSRSRLAAAWSCFWGYPVPALVGAAFVVCGFNGWGPAAIAGSAVALSASLLFLRNVAGFLITASAIVAALALILLVPDAFVGHVAVILGLALLVGAVRDLLKLTHVHLRRRDRLPTSDAYLLYRATAVPSAIWITLFAGLVTGSWLVAWQPISLILLRGA
- a CDS encoding DUF4193 domain-containing protein, with translation MATDYDELRSDVKESQDNSLEQLQSANAPDARSVVLELDEADGLDGAGVPGGEFVAEELVVQVIPQAEDEFTCYSCFLVRHRSQIARQKDGHSYCTECEG